A window from Gallus gallus isolate bGalGal1 chromosome 7, bGalGal1.mat.broiler.GRCg7b, whole genome shotgun sequence encodes these proteins:
- the PECR gene encoding peroxisomal trans-2-enoyl-CoA reductase isoform X1, whose protein sequence is MKRSLKASALRMEPGGGLCCREAAGCSVVIASRRFDRLKATAEELNNTFSSMSPAKVTPIQCNIRKEEEVEALVKTTLNLHGKIDYLVNNGGGQFASPSEAIRAKGWNAVIDTNLTGTFYCCKAVYNAWMQEHGGVIVNITAAVRNGFPGMSHSGAARAAVDNLTKTLALEWAHSGVRINSVAPGIVFSETAVANYGEQGAIMWLKSIPKIPAKRSAVPEEISPAVCFLLSPAASYITGITMVIDGGQSLYGTSLEIPDHNRWPAPPEGRNSEMLKKLISGELKPKL, encoded by the exons ATGAAACGCTCCCTTAAAGCCAGCGCGCTACGGATGGAGCCAGGTGGAGGGCTTTGttgcagggaggcagcag GTTGCAGTGTTGTTATTGCATCTCGTAGATTTGACCGATTAAAAGCCACTGCAGAAGAACTgaataatacattttcttcaatGAGTCCTGCCAAAGTGACTCCTATACAGTGCAATATCCGTAAAGAAGAGGAG gTAGAAGCTTTGGTGAAGACTACACTGAATCTGCATGGGAAGATTGATTACCTGGTGAATAATGGAGGGGGCCAGTTTGCAAGTCCTTCTGAAGCCATCCGTGCAAAAGGCTGGAATGCTGTGATAGACACAAATCTGACAGGGACTTTCTATTGCTGCAAAGCAG TGTACAATGCCTGGATGCAGGAACATGGAGGAGTCATTGTCAACATTACTGCTGCCGTGAGAAATGGGTTTCCTGGAATGTC GCACTCAGgagctgcaagagcagcagTGGATAACCTAACCAAGACTTTAGCTTTAGAATGGGCCCACAGCGGGGTACGAATCAACAGTGTTGCTCCT GGAATAGTATTTTCAGAAACTGCTGTTGCCAACTATGGAGAACAGGGTGCAATTATGTGGTTGAAGAGCATACCAAAGATTCCTGCCAAGAGATCAGCAGTTCCTGAGGAG ATTTCTCCTGCGGTGTGTTTCCTGCTATCTCCAGCTGCTTCTTACATAACTGGGATAACCATGGTTATAGATGGCGGCCAAAGTTTATATGGCACTAGCTTAGAAATACCAG atCACAACAGATGGCCCGCACCaccagaaggaaggaattcTGAAATGCTTAAAAAGCTTATTTCTGGTGAATTGAAGCCAAAGCTGTAG
- the PECR gene encoding peroxisomal trans-2-enoyl-CoA reductase isoform X2, with translation MAARRGLLAAGLFSGRVAIVTGGGTGIGKAIAADLLALGCSVVIASRRFDRLKATAEELNNTFSSMSPAKVTPIQCNIRKEEEVEALVKTTLNLHGKIDYLVNNGGGQFASPSEAIRAKGWNAVIDTNLTGTFYCCKAVYNAWMQEHGGVIVNITAAVRNGFPGMSHSGAARAAVDNLTKTLALEWAHSGVRINSVAPGIVFSETAVANYGEQGAIMWLKSIPKIPAKRSAVPEEISPAVCFLLSPAASYITGITMVIDGGQSLYGTSLEIPGKAIHVFRSKPAL, from the exons atggcggcgcggcgcgggctGCTGGCGGCGGGGCTGTTCAGCGGGCGGGTGGCCATCGTCACCGGCGGCGGCACCGGCATCGGCAAGGCCATCGCCGCCGACTTGCTGGCGTTAG GTTGCAGTGTTGTTATTGCATCTCGTAGATTTGACCGATTAAAAGCCACTGCAGAAGAACTgaataatacattttcttcaatGAGTCCTGCCAAAGTGACTCCTATACAGTGCAATATCCGTAAAGAAGAGGAG gTAGAAGCTTTGGTGAAGACTACACTGAATCTGCATGGGAAGATTGATTACCTGGTGAATAATGGAGGGGGCCAGTTTGCAAGTCCTTCTGAAGCCATCCGTGCAAAAGGCTGGAATGCTGTGATAGACACAAATCTGACAGGGACTTTCTATTGCTGCAAAGCAG TGTACAATGCCTGGATGCAGGAACATGGAGGAGTCATTGTCAACATTACTGCTGCCGTGAGAAATGGGTTTCCTGGAATGTC GCACTCAGgagctgcaagagcagcagTGGATAACCTAACCAAGACTTTAGCTTTAGAATGGGCCCACAGCGGGGTACGAATCAACAGTGTTGCTCCT GGAATAGTATTTTCAGAAACTGCTGTTGCCAACTATGGAGAACAGGGTGCAATTATGTGGTTGAAGAGCATACCAAAGATTCCTGCCAAGAGATCAGCAGTTCCTGAGGAG ATTTCTCCTGCGGTGTGTTTCCTGCTATCTCCAGCTGCTTCTTACATAACTGGGATAACCATGGTTATAGATGGCGGCCAAAGTTTATATGGCACTAGCTTAGAAATACCAG GCAAAGCAATACATGTCTTTAGATCTAAGCCAGCTCTTTAG
- the PECR gene encoding peroxisomal trans-2-enoyl-CoA reductase codes for MAARRGLLAAGLFSGRVAIVTGGGTGIGKAIAADLLALGCSVVIASRRFDRLKATAEELNNTFSSMSPAKVTPIQCNIRKEEEVEALVKTTLNLHGKIDYLVNNGGGQFASPSEAIRAKGWNAVIDTNLTGTFYCCKAVYNAWMQEHGGVIVNITAAVRNGFPGMSHSGAARAAVDNLTKTLALEWAHSGVRINSVAPGIVFSETAVANYGEQGAIMWLKSIPKIPAKRSAVPEEISPAVCFLLSPAASYITGITMVIDGGQSLYGTSLEIPDHNRWPAPPEGRNSEMLKKLISGELKPKL; via the exons atggcggcgcggcgcgggctGCTGGCGGCGGGGCTGTTCAGCGGGCGGGTGGCCATCGTCACCGGCGGCGGCACCGGCATCGGCAAGGCCATCGCCGCCGACTTGCTGGCGTTAG GTTGCAGTGTTGTTATTGCATCTCGTAGATTTGACCGATTAAAAGCCACTGCAGAAGAACTgaataatacattttcttcaatGAGTCCTGCCAAAGTGACTCCTATACAGTGCAATATCCGTAAAGAAGAGGAG gTAGAAGCTTTGGTGAAGACTACACTGAATCTGCATGGGAAGATTGATTACCTGGTGAATAATGGAGGGGGCCAGTTTGCAAGTCCTTCTGAAGCCATCCGTGCAAAAGGCTGGAATGCTGTGATAGACACAAATCTGACAGGGACTTTCTATTGCTGCAAAGCAG TGTACAATGCCTGGATGCAGGAACATGGAGGAGTCATTGTCAACATTACTGCTGCCGTGAGAAATGGGTTTCCTGGAATGTC GCACTCAGgagctgcaagagcagcagTGGATAACCTAACCAAGACTTTAGCTTTAGAATGGGCCCACAGCGGGGTACGAATCAACAGTGTTGCTCCT GGAATAGTATTTTCAGAAACTGCTGTTGCCAACTATGGAGAACAGGGTGCAATTATGTGGTTGAAGAGCATACCAAAGATTCCTGCCAAGAGATCAGCAGTTCCTGAGGAG ATTTCTCCTGCGGTGTGTTTCCTGCTATCTCCAGCTGCTTCTTACATAACTGGGATAACCATGGTTATAGATGGCGGCCAAAGTTTATATGGCACTAGCTTAGAAATACCAG atCACAACAGATGGCCCGCACCaccagaaggaaggaattcTGAAATGCTTAAAAAGCTTATTTCTGGTGAATTGAAGCCAAAGCTGTAG
- the TMEM169 gene encoding transmembrane protein 169, giving the protein MPSEVLESGSGLEDTVQKESKSGSHSPRHGSVRRAVTTAVTFDGEATMDRRKKKKKESRPESVIVYRSENENKVEEEQADEEGGERSSEEGSKFLGQSVTDGVWNMPSDSRYVTLTGTITRGKKKGQMVDIHVTLTDKELQELAKSKEPPKESVPEKKKCDVGLDRGPHIVLWTIICLPIIFVVSFVVSFYYGTITWYNIFLVYNEERTFWHKITFCPFLIIFYPIIIMVVSFSLGLYSAVTQVSWSFGDWWHAVRDMEKGFCGWLCSKLGLEDCSPYSIVELLDSDNISGSLSGKSSAQGVDTSAV; this is encoded by the exons ATGCCAAGCGAGGTGCTTGAGAGCGGTAGTGGGCTGGAGGACACAGTGCAAAAAGAGAGCAAATCTGGAAGCCACAGCCCTCGCCATGGATCTGTGAGGAGGGCTGTGACAACTGCTGTCACCTTCGATGGAGAAGCTACTATGGACcggaggaaaaagaagaagaaagagtcCCGTCCTGAGTCAGTAATAGTGTATAGGTCAGAGAATGAGAATAAGGTGGAAGAGGAGCAAGCAGATGAagaaggaggggaaaggagCTCTGAAGAAGGCTCCAAGTTCCTGGGTCAGTCCGTGACTGATG GTGTCTGGAACATGCCTTCAGACAGCCGATATGTCACCTTGACTGGAACAATCAccagaggaaagaagaagggtCAGATGGTGGACATCCATGTCACACTAACAGACAAAGAGCTGCAGGAACTGGCTAAGTCAAAGGAACCTCCTAAAGAAAGTGTacctgagaagaaaaaatgtgatgTTGGGTTGGACAGAGGACCCCATATTGTCCTCTGGACCATCATCTGCCTCCCCATCATTTTTGTAGTATCCTTTGTGGTTTCATTCTATTATGGAACCATTACATGGTACAACATCTTCTTGGTGTACAATGAAGAGAGGACCTTCTGGCACAAAATCACCTTTTGCCCCTTTTTGATCATCTTCTACCCAATTATAATCATGGTTGTGTCTTTTTCCCTAGGCCTGTACTCAGCTGTGACCCAGGTATCGTGGTCCTTTGGGGACTGGTGGCATGCTGTCAGGGATATGGAGAAAGGCTTCTGTGGCTGGCTCTGCAGCAAGCTAGGTTTGGAAGATTGCTCTCCGTACAGCATTGTTGAGCTGCTAGATTCTGACAATATCTCAGGTAGTCTCTCTGGCAAGAGCTCTGCACAGGGGGTTGATACTTCAGCAGTTTGA